AGTCTGAAAATGCTGCCTCCCTCTGAGCAGTAACTACCAACAGTGTTCTCATGGACATTTGTGCCCTGCCTGGTGATTTCCCATTtggaatttctttctttgttggAGATGTTTTCTTCCTATGGTCTATTTTTCTTGGAGAGAGCATAATGTTATTCCATGGTATGGTTAACACAATCTGCATACAAAAACCTGATGCAAAGCATTTCTCACAATGTCACTTTACCTCCAACCTAGATTAGAAAAACCAACTGTGATAGCACATAAATGTCTacagaaatagatttttttatttactgttaCCTTTTGTTACAAAGTAgttaaaaatgagaaatatatTTTAGCTTATCAGATAACCGTTACTTTGTGTATCATTCATactacataatttttttcttttttgagatTCAGTGTAGCTGCattagaatttaaaataaaaacaaaacagaagatcACTTTAAAATTGCATGACCTATTTGGCTAGGAAGGGTGTGTGAAGCTTTACAGGATAGTATGAACATACAGTTCTCATATAAAAGCATAGTATGTATCTAGTCCAAGGAAGGtaataaaaaaaagatttaaatcTTTATACAGAAAGTGACAATGCCCATGTTATACTATGGAACACATCTACTAATTTGGAATTACAGGTGTAACGTGTGAATAAGAGCGATCAACTTACTAAacaaattcttttaaaaaagagagcaaaatctataaataaaaatagtgcGTGCTTCCTTTCCGGTGCTatcctttggctgctgctgcggTGCCAGCCCTAGAAGGCGTAGGGCCCCACGATGATGGTTAACCTGAGCACCGAGCTCGTGCGGTAGTTCAGGCTGTTCACCGTCAGCATCTCCAGGTCCACGATGTGCTCCCGGGGGCCCGACAGCGACTTCACCAGCACCAGCATGGCGCTCACCGCGCTGGTTTGCTGCAACAACAACCAcaacagcagagcccagctcagcgcagctccagcagcatccctgctgctgtggcactgctccAACACTTCCACAGGGCCATGGCTAATCTcacacctggctgtgctgcGGGGAGAGCTCCACCTGAGTGAGGCCCACAGGAATAAACTGTGCTGCAGGATCTGTTCCTGATTAGGCTgactcccccagaggatgtggGAAGTGGTAATCTAGCCCAAGATGGTCTTTGTTTTAACCCCATCTACCAGATTTTAAAATAGAGAACAAGTAAAACAAGAGCCCTAATGTCTTTAACAGTGAGGTAGTTTGTTCAGTGGAAGGAAATTCAGAAGTCTGTCTTGTGGCTCATACTCCAGAAGTTGTGCTGTCCTTGTAAATGCTGGGGATTTTTGTTAGTGGTGTGTGCCTATTGCCATCCCCATCTTGTTTTGCTTCAAAGCTCTTTTCCCAATCTGGGGTTATGCTGATGATTTGTCAAACAGCTTTGCCTTTTCCAGATGCTCATATAAGGGTCAACTCCATTTCTCCTTTTGCCCGTgtcaaatatttttgtatttgtcaaatacaaatattttctcCCCATGTCATGTCAGTTGGGTGCACAGATGAATCCAATCCatctgctgcatccagctcagCATTTTACTACAACAGTAGGAATAACTTCCAAGTAAGCTTTTGTTTATCACAGTCCCCTGGCAGGAATAAACATGTGCTTCCTCATTCAAGGCCTGTGATTTCTTGGTGGGTGGCAACAAGAGGTGGGAATTGTTACTCCAAGGGTCAGTCTGAGGGCCATGCTGAGGTCTAACCCAAGTAGGACCTGCAGTGATCTTGCTTTTCAGCAAACAGATGTTTGTATTTTGGGGATAGTTAGGGGGTTTTGATGTGTAACCTGCAATCCAGTGTTTTCCCCTGGATTTGTTATGTCACAACAAATGATATATGGATGAGCAGTTCCCTGTTCCCACCTTGGGTAAACATGGTGTAAATGGCAATACCACAGCTTGGTAACACTTGTTGTGCTATCAAAAGCCCATAATGTCCTGATTTGaaggaaaataatgaaacaTTAAAATCTCCTAATTACTGTATTTCTGATAGAAGATTTTTGTGCTGAATCTGTTTTACTGAGTGTAAAGCCACATATGAAGGAAGGATTTCCCAGGAATTTGTAAATATTATAGGGGTTCAAGAAAATGAGATTTCTTCCCAAAACAACCCTTAAAAAGCAGATGTTCTAGACACTCCCATTCATGTGTATCTACTTGAAGGTGTCCCACTAACAGGAAATACTGCTATCCCAAATATTTTGAACTTCCTTGGTTTTTCCTAAGGGAAATAAAGGTTTAGTTATGTCTCAGCACAACTCTAAGTTGGCCTGAGCTTAGCTTGGGATGGGGCAATGGTTTCTGGAATGCTGTTATTGATTTCTTCTTTTGCAAAATGAGAAATGTAACTAATGTAATTGTACAAGGAATCTTTATATAATTGTGTCCTAAATAGATTTATCTGAGGTGTTGGTACAGAGAGGTATTTTGTGTGAATCTGACATAGGTGTCCCAGGATTGCTAAATATTCCTGAGTTGAAAGAAACAGTTGGAGTCACAGTTTAGGGTTTTCAGGTAGGACAGTAAAAGGTTTGTTAAAAACTGGAAATGGAGAAACTTGGTAAGGAAACACCAAAAAGCTGCTGAACTTTGGGGTGCTTTGGAAGCCTGATGGGGACCTTTGGGGTTGGTGTGGAGGCAGGGTCTGAGTGCCCCCAGTACTCACCCTCAGGTAGAACTCCCCGTTCTCATTGCCAGACTTGATCCTGAAGGTGTTGATGGTATTGGGGTAGATGGTGGTGGCCTGGATCTGGAAGATGTCGGAGGGCACGGTGCGGTCGGAGCGGATGCTCATGTACTTGTACACCACCGAGTAGGGCAGCTCCCGGCAAATGGCGTTGGACACCGGGCACACGCAGCGGCTGCCACACAGACAGGGGGAGGAGCACAGGGAAAGGCATTAAATACAGTGTTCTGCCTCATTCCATCGTGCCCCCTCTTCAGGATGAGCCTAAAACACAAGATTTAATTTTTCCCTTACTTCTCCGAGGTAAGGACGTAGGGCTCTTGGCAAGGATTTCTGGGGTAGCAACGGAACCCTCCGTGGTAATTCCAGCAGATTTCGTCCTCTCTGCATTCATTAGTGGTCTCACACTCATTTATATctaggagaaaggagaaaagacTGTGTCAAAGCAGATGGAAACAGGGTTGCTACAAAGGTACTACAAAAAACCTGCTTGTCTGTTGAAACCCATCAGGTTTCCTTGCCTTGTTTTCTGGGACCCGGCTATAAAGGGTTTCTCTGTGCAGAAGTGGAATAAACTTGCTTATTGGGTGTTGAGCGAGACTGAATGTTTTTAGCTGAGTGGAGATGCACATTAATCATATATAATGCAACTGTGGAAGTGCTGTCAAGTTTATAATTAGCAAAGAATGATTTTACAGCCGAAGGTGTCCTGGAGACAGAGGAAAAAGGTCTCAAGGAAGAATTGTGATtacctgccttttgcagcttctCAGTTGTTACAACTTGTGCTTCATTAATGGCTACATTTTCACCAAAAGAGCTTTAGAAGGAATAGTGAAAACTCATTTATTGTTCAAAGTAGAGCTTCTTTTGCCTGAGAAAAGAACCCTGAAGGGAGGTGGAGACTGTGAGCCTTGCACTGTATTAATGCTCTATTTCCTGTCAGtgccagagccccactgtgtaCCCACATGGTCTCCTGAATTTCATACAGGCACAGAAAGGCTTTATCCAAATGTAATCTCTTGGAAGGCACAAACAGGTTTTTAGATGCTTAAATCAACCATTCTGCAATGCTCAGTGTCAGCTGCAGTTCTTCAAAAGGGAAAGAAGTTAATCAGGATTTTGTAAGACAAAATACTGCTAAACAAGAGttattttctcctgctttctgGCCCAAATTATCACACCTCTTTATTTCTAAAAACATGTTCTGTTCAATCCACTTCTGCTTTACAGAAGCAATAGCTCTTGCACTTAATATATTGTTCTCCAATATTATCTAATAAGATGCAGAGACTTTTAGCACCACTgagaaaaaaccacaaacttGAAAATTCTGGCATTTGATGGCACCTGGccagaacatttatttttctacaCATGAATTATCTAAGCTGCTGAAggcttgcatttttttctcctttatcaGAAGAAACATATCTTTAATTTTTACTGTGACAGGATTTAGGAATCTCTCTGAAAAGAAACACGATATAAAGCCATGTTTCATGTCTGTAAAAAATGACCTGGATTTATTCAGGGACGTTGATCTCAAATTTAAAGTCACTACCTTGACATCCAATGCAAGTTTTACCTGAGGGCTGCAAAAACTGAAATTTTGTCCTAGGAATCCAAAGGACTTGGAGTTTGAGCTGAAGGATTCAAATGAGATTAGAAGACATTTAATGAATCATCAAGTGCTTTATTAACATATCTTCTGCTATCAGCACAGTAATCCTGTCATGCAATACAACCATTAGCTAGCAATCACCCTTAGCCTGAAGTGGTGTAaatgcagcagggctgagcctgccaAGGGGAGGGCACTCACCTTGGCATGTCCTGCCTCCTACTACCTGGTATCCTTCAGGGCACACGCAGGAGAACTTCCCTGGCTCGTTCACACACTGGTACTGACATAGGTAACTTGAGGTTCTGCATTCATCAGTGTCTGCAGAGAGCAAAAGAGCTTTGTGTTATTGGCTTTTAAAATGTACCTTGTTACAGAACTCAATATAATAGCTAAATGcttgggggaaaaagaaatgtaaaaagaaCTATCCAAGACCTGAGAAGTGCTGCTTAACCTTGAGAATGGAAGGGtgagctctgctgggattttgttAGTAATCCTCCAAAAGGAGGAGTTTGGATTTGAGGAAGCAGAAGCTAAATTAGACTTCAGAACAGGTTTGGGAAAATAACTCTTGAAATTGTGTATACTTGCAGTATTCCAAAATGTGATGACtttgaggaaaaaacccacagctgTGAGATTAGTTAGTAAGGCAAAAATGTTGCCTTTGTACTTGTGCCCTACGCTCATGGAGTAGCTCTctgggaaagagggaaagattttttttttttttccccttctaatAATAATCAGTGGATACCATTCTCCTGCTTCTTTATCCTTGTGTATCCATCAGTCCCTCGTGAGGGAAGCCTGGTGTGAAACAGAACTGAGCAGTGTATGCCATCAACAGGAAATGAATTTCAACCCATCAAGAGGAGGGGTTGGCTTGGAAAGCACAGACCTCCCTCCTCCTACCtctgagctgagcccagctcttgggctgggctcagggatGTCCTCAGAGGCTGCATGCTTGCTGTTCCCTGTTCTGTTCAAACAGGATTAGGTTAAGCAGCTTGGCTTAGCACAGGGAGCATCTGTaacagctcctccagctcacTGGGGAGGGCAGCGCTGAAGCAGGGACCTCTCTGCCTTCAAGGCTGGTAGAAAGGATGAGGGCTCTAAGGGTGAGGTCATCATGTGTCCAAAAGGAGATTAGGGCACCCCTGTGGAGCCTCTGGCAGAGGAAATAAAGTGTTGATTGTATAATGGTACAGGAGGCATGCTGTTTGTGTACACAGGCTGCAAAGCACCTCAAAAGCACACTGGTGCTCTCCTTAAAATCGGGAATTGGAGGTTTTGTTTTCAGAGGAGCCTAACAACACACAGAATTGCCCTTGTTTTTGGTGTGCATTCCTTTCCAATTCATTTAGTGATCATCAGCATTAGACCACCCACAATTCCAGGGAGTTTGTGCAATCAGGGTTCAGAAACCTCTTTCTTCCCACTTGGGATCTGAAGTGCAGCAATCTGTCTTGTTTTGCACTTGCTATAGAGAGACCCATTCCTACCTGTACctgaaagcagctgcagctaCTCAGGTATGAATTAGGCTTCTTTgtacaacaaaaaataaatatattaaggGTTTTGGCTACAAACTCTACCCACAGTGTGTCTCCACTTTTATTCTGTCCCTTAGTTCACAGAAAGACTTCagggcaaacaaaaaaaaaaattggtttttcAAGACAAATAAAAAGTCTCACCTTCACAGTTGATTCTGTCACTGCTTAGCTCAAAGCCTGGATTACACTGGCAAATGAAAGAACCCAGGATATTGTAGCACTGCTGTGCACATGGGTTGTTGGCATCACATTCATTTAtgtctgaaaggaaaaatgagatGTTTTTCTTGTGCAGGTGGTAATTAGGCTTGGTGGATTAAACCTTAGGCTGGGCCTGTTGCTCAGCAGAAGCTCAGTTGGCTCTATCAATGTAGATCAGCAGACACTGGAGCAATGTTAGGTCTGTGCTTTACATTCCGTGTAAAAACCAGTATTTTTCCAGGAATGAGAGTTATTCTAATGTGTGATGAATTCTCCCAAAAATGTTTAATGTGGCTATTAAGCTCCACATTCCAGCGCCTTTTTTTCAGGTATGAAATGCCAAGTCTCTATAAATAATTGATATAAGGAACACATACTGATAAGACCTCTCAGCATGCAGTGGTTAAGATTTATTTGAGCTATTTATTACTCTGAAAATTTGTTCTTTTAAATTCCATTGCAATTATAACATGAGCCTTTGAGGCCAGTAGAGTTCTGCAGAGCTCTAAGGCCTAGACCATATTGGGGGAAGGtatttttctgtgctgcaaTTTCCATGGTGTTGCCCATCCCAAGAACATTTTGAGGACACTGGTATGAGAAGAGAAGCAATTTTTAATGGGAAGTTTATATAAGTCTAATCACCTCTGGAATCTATAGCCCTTGTTTGGCACAGACTGTTGATTAACTGCTGCTCCTGTCAGTCTGTGGATTTTAGTGTTTGCCCTTGTAGTTCCATACTGCATGTTttcaattcatatttgtgtTTATCAGATATTTCCATGAGCAGAGAGCTGTGCTTGGAGAAAAACCTTTGAGTTCATGGCTTATAAATGTCAACAACATTGTAAATTTACAGATACACCTAAAAACTGACAGAGATGAGGCACTCAGAAAAATGAAACCAATGAAGAGGATATGAATTCTCTGCATAATCAACCTCCTAGTCCTGAAAATGAATGATAACAGGGAAAACTCATCACaaagtctttttttccctctgagttCATTTCTGGCAACTGTGCAAAGGATGTACATCATTCCTCCTCCAATACTACCAGGAGGAGTAAATTCGGTGGCCAAAGCCCCAGTTCTGTTCATTTTCCAAGAAATATTGACCCATTTTCAATAGAGGCAGAAGTCATGACACAAATGTAATAGCTACAGCTGTCaagtgctgctgtggcagatgGGAGAGTTTGTCTTGATGCAGCAGCATCCATTCATAAATCTTCTCCTTAAGCTTTCCTCCCCTTTACCTGGTAGAAAAGTGCCTGGTGAGGCTGGAAAGGCAGGAAAGGGGTGTTTGGAGAAGTGCTGAAAGAATCCACCTTCCATTTGAGCCACGGAAAGGGACAAGCCAGTGACTTTTGTCACGTGGTTCTGTTGTGTCCATGGGCAGTTTTTAAAATCCTATGATTTGGTGAGAACCAAGCGATTCCTGTCtcagtgcagagctgtgcagtgtGCCAGGGTGCTTGATGAGGGCTGGCAGTGCTTGGAAGGGGTGGTGGAAGCTGGAAAACACAGCCTGATTTTCCTATGTCTATAATATAGATGTTATATACACAAATTACATCTATAAAGAGCTGACCATCTCCAGCACCAGTCTCTTGATTTCATAGCCATTCTCTTTGTGCTTCTGCAGACAGAGTTACCTTTTGTTATTACTTTCATCCTTCTAGAACAGATGGTGTGATTTCAAACTGGACATCAGTCTTAAAGTTTTACTGTGCAGCTTCCCTTAGTGTTTTATTTCTAAGGGCAACATCACAGCTGAAAGGTCACTCTTAGCGACCCttgtttcaatttttaattttttctagaTATTCAAATGTGTTCTAAAGACTTTCTTTTCCATGTGCTGAGGGTAATTACCCTTAACTGCACAGGTATAGTATTGATTCCTTTGATTCCCAGTTCTGGCCTGTGTTGTGTGAACTGGGAATAATATCAGGAAATAATAAAGCAGAACTGAAAGAATAATTCAATCTAGGATTAAGTACTGAATATAAAGCTTTGGATGTTCCTTGCAAATCTGCTATGCCAACAAAATAACAGACACTTGAGAAAGCTCTAAATTCTTCTCCCACCCTCCTGTAACTCCCTGAGAGAGCCTCTCAGTGCAGTGCTTTCCTGGTTGGTGTTGATTCCCTTTCAGTTTGTGCAGGGCAGTgtgtgctggtgcctgggggGTCCTTCCCAGCCCTTACCTACGCAGGTGTGGTTGTTGGATGCCAGCTGGAAGCCAGCGTTGCACTGGCAGTAGTAGGAGCCGGGCGTGTTCACGCAGCGGTGGTGGCAGTACGGGGGCAGGGTGCACTCGTCGATGTCTGGGGCACCAAAAAACACCAGTTAGCTCACATGGAagcacagcacttccctgcTGCTCTCGTCTCTGGGGAGAGTTAATTGCAttgggttaaaagcaggaggaaagcttatgtgagctgggcactgcttccctgggTATTACAAGATACACTTGAACTTTTCATGTAAGTGACTGTTTTGTAACAAGTTTTATGCTCCTTGTCTTCAGTGTGCATTCCAACTTTATTTTATTGACTCAGTCCTGCAGTAGTGCTTGGTCTGCTTTATTTTGTGTAGGTAAAACTCAGCTTTCCCTGATCCCTCAGGATCAGACACGGTGCTGACCAACACAGCCAATGTGGCTTGGAGCTCATTTTCCCAAAAACTTGCATGCAGCACTTCTGGCACGTACTAAATCTTTTCAGCTCCATTAGGAACAGTCCAGACTTTCTGTGCAAGTACAGGGGAATGGCAAGGATAGAGAATTAATGGGCCTGAAAAGGAAACAGGTGGTTGTGCTTCCATAGGGATCCCCAGACTCTGCCTTTCTCCCCAAGGGTTTTCCATTGCTCCCATTCccctggctgcctgtcctggatcccttcccacccagcagcaccacccctggctgtgcatcCCAGGCACTGAGAGCCTTCCACAGCCTCTCCTTGCAGGTCAGCCCTGCTTTTGAGGTGGAGCAGTCTGCCTTTCCAAGAGTCAGCATTCCTGGTGTGCATCGGAGCAGGAATTTCACCTGCCTGCCACACAAAACGTGCACACCCCATTCCCTTAGCCCTCTGCATGTCAAAAGGCTTCCCTGTATTCTGGAGCAGATAGTGGCTCTGGCTTTGCCTGGAAAACATGTTTTATTATTCCATAAtcgtgtgtgtgtgcagtggCTGCAGCTCGGTGAAGAAATCCAACACTGTGCTCTGGGCTTGTACACAATGGGACATTTCAAAGGATCAACACTCACACAAATCAGACCAGCCTTCACTGGAACAAAGAAAGGCACTTCCCACATCCATGCCAGATCTTGCATTTCCTACCTCCAGCTGTTTCCACCATAGATGTGTTTAAAAAGAGgccaaggctttttttttttttttaataatgaggAAAGTGTTTGTTTTAATATCAAATGAAAAACTAATCTTTAGAAGTTAACCGTTTCTTTGTCAAATTTAGGGCTGAATTTAGTGGAGTGTTTTGGATGATTCTGAATGAAAAGGCTTATGCTGGAAAATTCCTGGCTAATCCATACAGTAGCAATTGTCACTGTAACTCTTGTTGCAGAGAGAAATTTGGAAGTGGAAATGGAATAAATTAAGGAGGCACAGTAGATTTCCATTCTTGACTTTTACAGGACTAAGCTCTTATaagtaactttaaaaaaataggaTTATACATATGAGCAATGCTTTGGTACTTTTATACACATAAATGCTTTCAGGATCTGGCTCTTATTCAGTGGGAATTTTCCTTGTGGGATTAGGCACATCAGCTCTGGGCAGATCTAAGGGCTGAGATTCATCTGATCAATTGGGCCAAATCTGTTTGAAGTGATGCTGGAAAACAATTCATTCTCCCTGCTGTAATGCATTTCAGAAAAGATTCATTTGGCAGTATGTgaacaagcaaataaaaaaaattagaaaaaaagtcagaaattGTTAGTGAATTTAGATTAAAATCAACCAATTGTTAAAAAtgtgtctctttttctctttctacctACAAGCCAAAATAGTCTGGaaaaatttctttcaaatttgAGAAACATTTCCTCCCATATGGAGAACCTCTATCAAGATCTGGCCCCAAGAACATTTTCTGGCTAAGCTGTTATAAAATCCCTAAAGACAGGCTTTATTCTGAAATGCTGACAGTACTGACTGTTGGGATGTACTTGTAATTTAGGTCAGTGTGTAATATGTAACACAGGTGTTATTCTTGGTTTTGACCTAAATAGGAGAAGGGAAATTTTACTTTCCAGACCTCTTCATGGATAGATTTAGATGCATAAATATGTTCACATTTAGGTGTAAGGGTCTATCACTCCCATTTCTTCTCCCACTTCTGTCCTGTTTCCTGACTTTCATTTAGGACCATGCCTCTTGATATCAGAAGTGCTGTTGCATGGCAGTGATATAATTTACCTGCtatataaaaaaatccaaataaaccccagatattaaaaaaataagtgcaTGACCTTCCAAAACTATTTATTTACCTACATTCCAAATTAGTCATCCTACTCCTGCACAGAGAACTGAGAAAAATCAGATACACCTGTGTTTACAGCAATTTGACAGTTTGAGGCCTGATCTATGTCTCTTAGGAAAGAGATAagaatttttattcttattatttCTACAGTCCTTGGATTGGAATCCTGAAGAAAGAGCCATGCCCAGAAATTGAACTTATTCTAGGTCTCTACTAAAATCTTCCCAATTTCTTACCTGGAGCCTTAGCAAGAAGAGAAGAGATTAAGAATaaagtaaaaacaaattaagaatAAAAATTCTTATACACTTTGAAATGCAGGATCcctgaaagaggaaaaactCCCAACCTCAAATTCTTTTCTCCCAAGCTGCATAAAACCAGTGCAGTGTCTTAGAAGAGGCTGTCTTGAATATCACCTCCTGGTGTGTAGCTGTGACTCTCTTCCTTCatagttgtttttattatctgaCAAACCCAAGGCTTATGGCTGCAGTGGTTCTAGAAGCATCTTATCCATTGAAGTGGTGATTAAAGAGGTGTTAAATGCAGGA
The genomic region above belongs to Passer domesticus isolate bPasDom1 chromosome 3, bPasDom1.hap1, whole genome shotgun sequence and contains:
- the EFEMP1 gene encoding EGF-containing fibulin-like extracellular matrix protein 1, which encodes MLTAMFLAAFVLIAVRSQETEETITYTQCTDGYEWDPVRQRCKDIDECEIVPDACKGGMKCVNHYGGYLCLPRTAQIIVNEREEAAAESTSGRNSVIRRTPADPQRAPPNPTHQIQCAAGYEQSDHNVCQDIDECATGTHSCRADQVCVNLRGSFSCQCLPGYQKRGEQCVDIDECTLPPYCHHRCVNTPGSYYCQCNAGFQLASNNHTCVDINECDANNPCAQQCYNILGSFICQCNPGFELSSDRINCEDTDECRTSSYLCQYQCVNEPGKFSCVCPEGYQVVGGRTCQDINECETTNECREDEICWNYHGGFRCYPRNPCQEPYVLTSENRCVCPVSNAICRELPYSVVYKYMSIRSDRTVPSDIFQIQATTIYPNTINTFRIKSGNENGEFYLRQTSAVSAMLVLVKSLSGPREHIVDLEMLTVNSLNYRTSSVLRLTIIVGPYAF